Proteins found in one Oreochromis niloticus isolate F11D_XX linkage group LG22, O_niloticus_UMD_NMBU, whole genome shotgun sequence genomic segment:
- the LOC102075923 gene encoding uncharacterized protein LOC102075923: MAPSAKLWIIFGEDDVHKLLLPAGIPSTLQDLNDVLRETFDITGPFTVMYQDMDFNGQFFTLTSIEEVQDKANLKVVKTEPVILSLTTVDTSEVESPVPLSTEASSSSSVCDTILLSSPDENGPSYRSKPWPFKFEIPDFSYDIDLALEAGKQAYENDGTLLNNPSVTSSILEKLAETIFGFTAYPTGVQILAVAEALVAKYPCLKEPGSFNGLYGWQQRIKYKMGNYRAKLRGRQLAIPELEVNTLKRRCSSEEGSLKGFKRAKKAEVNYLPPLPFGETEETLEMERLDLLKEMKKNNERAINEKMEKSFAMRRKEVVKDCPAIQDLLARWPSLFCENQIKEEFKRITTIHLERTFLSRLDGYTTKLLEIFRRKGGTAGTKIKPMLDSLNKHHVDGRRDIIIRCLVEYLGESGEELIKDHQDVSQEALKEDCSNHMMKIVVIHPNVAQENQDPVNVSVIIEGTEILEDCGSVTNACLLLMGVIYAVNLSYPLKLKYTFEVFQKLFLELDILKMSKVQSLHRKLLA; encoded by the exons ATGGCACCCTCAGCGAAACTGTGGATAATTTTTGGGGAGGATGATGTCCACAAACTACTTTTACCTGCAGGCATCCCAAGCACACTTCAGGACCTCAATGATGTTCTTCGAGAGACATTTGATATTACAGGACCATTCACTGTTATGTACCAGGACATGGATTTCAACGGTCAGTTCTTCACTTTGACCTCGATTGAGGAAGTACAAGATAAAGCTAACCTCAAAGTAGTAAAAACTGAACCAGTAATCTTGAGTCTCACTACTGTGGACACGTCAGAAGTCGAATCTCCAGTTCCACTATCTACAGAAGCAAGCTCCTCCTCATCTGTATGCGACACAATCCTGTTGTCCTCCCCAGATGAGAATGGACCATCCTACAGGTCTAAGCCATGGCCATTTAAGTTTGAAATACCAGACTTCTCTTATGATATAGACCTTGCACTGGAAGCAGGAAAGCAAGCTTATGAAAATGATGGCACACTTTTGAACAACCCAAGCGTAACTAGTAGCATTCTTGAGAAGCTTGCAGAGACTATATTTGGCTTCACAGCATATCCAACTGGTGTCCAGATTTTAGCTGTTGCTGAAGCCTTGGTAGCAAAATACCCATGCCTCAAAGAGCCAGGGTCTTTTAATGGCCTATATGGTTGGCAACAGAGGATAAAGTATAAAATGGGCAACTACAGGGCAAAGTTAAGAGGTCGCCAATTAGCCATTCCAGAGCTCGAGGTGAACACACTGAAGAGACGATGCTCCAGTGAAGAGGGTTCACTTAAAGGCTTTAAAAGGGCAAAAAAAGCTGAAGTCAACTATCTGCCACCACTGCCATTCGGTGAGACTGAGGAAACCttagagatggagagactggaTTTGCTGAAGGAAATGAAGAAGAACAATGAGAGGGCAATTAATGAGAAAATGGAGAAGTCTTTCGCTATGAGAAGAAAAGAGGTTGTCAAGGATTGCCCCGCAATCCAAGACCTCTTAGCGAGGTGGCCTTCTCTGTTCTGTGAAAATCAG ATCAAAGAGGAGTTTAAGCGAATAACCACAATTCATCTGGAGCGAACGTTTTTGTCCAGATTGGACGGGTACACCACCAAACTCCTGGAGATATTTCGAAGGAAGGGCGGGactgcaggaaccaaaataaaaccaatGTTGGACTCACTGAATAAg CATCATGTCGATGGCAGAAGGGACATTATCATTCGTTGCTTAGTTGAGTATCTTGGAGAGAGTGGAGAGGAGCTGATCAAAGACCATCAG GATGTCAGCCAAGAAGCATTGAAAGAGGACTGCAGTAATCACATGATGAAGATCGTCGTAATCCATCCCAATGTGGCACAGGAAAACCAAGATCCTGTGAACGTGTCGGTCATCATTGAGGGGACAGAAATTCTGGAGGACTGCGGAAGTGTGACAAACGCTTGCCTCCTGCTCATGGGTGTCATCTATGCTGTCAACTTAAGTTACCCACTGAAACTGAAATATACGTTTGAGGTATTTCAGAAGCTGTTTCTTGAGCTTGACATCCTTAAAATGTCAAAGGTCCAGTCTCTCCACAGGAAACTTTTAGCGTGA